The Apus apus isolate bApuApu2 chromosome 1, bApuApu2.pri.cur, whole genome shotgun sequence nucleotide sequence AGGTGGTGGatgctctttttctttaaaactgacCTACTTAGCCACCTCATTTCTGGATGAGGAAACAAATTAAGCAGTGCAAAAGCCCTCATGGGAGAAGGGGCCTGTCTTGACGGAGAAGCAccaagatgctgctgctctggcttctAACACAGCACTGTCTGTTTTTGTCTGTTGCCACCTAGCCTTGCAGTGGAGACGGTTCACTCTGATGGGGCACAGTATGGGTAAGTGGCTCTTGTCCTTTTAAGCAGTGAGATTCATGGAAACAGGAGTAGATAATTAACTTACAAGACATGCTGCTAGGAGCTGGGTGGGAATATTTATTATATTGTGTCAAGTACCAGGTTCCTGCTCAAGTGATTCAAACATCTGTGCGCTGGTTTGAAATGCCTCTGCTTTCAAGATCCTGTACTACCAACAGTGGTAACTCTTGCTGTGGTCCTTCCCCCCCACCTTCAGGAAGGAACAGTGATGGGCAAAGAGAGGTGGTCTACAGCAGGAGAATTCACAGCAGGCCTTTCTGCCTGGTCCCCATAAGGCCACAAAGCCTGGGGACTGCAGGGCCCTTCTTGGTGGGTCATGGAGCTTGCTGAGGGGAACCAGACTCCAGGCTCTATCCCTTTGTGCTTGGGACATGGTGGGGttttgctcctcagggctgctctggccACAGCTGACAGTGTGTCTGCACACGATACTGTTTTAGCTAGTAACTCCTCTCTGGCCTTGCTGCCTGAAAGGAAGGCAGGGATGGCACAACACCAGGAGTCCAGCGGGCCAATAGCCCTACTCTCTGCCTGCATCCTGCCTGCTGGGAAAGCTTTACTCTCCAGCTGGGGATTTGTCTCTTGTACAACATGCATTTATGCTTctgaggcagctcctgctgtggggAAAGGGAGTTTCTGTTACTGAGGTGTGTCCTGTGCATAATTGAGCactcttctttcctttgcagGTGGGACTGTGGCAGGAATGGTGAGTAAAGtatcctttatttatttatttatttatttatttatttatgaggGTTTGTGATTTCTACAGCTTGAAAAATGAATGGGAGGGGAATGAAGAGACAGGCCGTGTGGGACTTGGATCTTGGGAGGAGGGGCCCTTCCCATACCCGTTCTCCAGTGTAGCAGGACAAAGACATCACTCAGTGgtcagcttttctctttccctcatATTGTTTCATCTTTCTTCAGTTCAGTTTCCTCTATCCTGAGATGGTGGACAAGCTGATCCTGCTGGAAAATCTTGGCTTTCTGCTAGCTCCAGAGGTTAGATTTCACATGCCAccccttccctttttgaaataagtatgagattatttttttctttcccttatttGTACAGAGAAAGCGCTGATGTGACCAGTTTCTGGCAAGTCGCACAAGtctcagggctttttttttggcaggcaCAGATCTGCTCCTTGTTGCATGGATTGAGGTTCCTGCTTAGGGTGGCCCTTGGGGGACACTTGGTAGTGCTCCATATCCTGCAGTCCCTCAGCACCAAACTTCACTTGTCTGTGCCATGCCCATGTACAAAGGGGACAGGAACCTCTGTCCAAGCAGTTGCCAGCTGAGGTTGTCTTTTTGCCAAAGGCTTGTTGGGTGACCTGGGTGCAAGActgcaggatttatttttctgttcctggcAGGATGTAAAGCTACATTCCCAACCTGCCATCAATCACTACCAGATGCTGGGGATTTGGTTGGCAGCAGTAGGACAGAAGCCCAGGGTCAGGTAGACAAAAAAATAGCAGATTTCCCTTGTTCTTTTAGACAGTTGTCATCAACTCAAAAGTGACAAAGAAAGGACTGCAAGGTTAAAAAGCTGAGTTTTTTGACAGTAGTGCTTAGACTTTCTATTCCTGCCTTGCCTTTTAAGTATTGCTGTTCCCTCTTCCCCAGAAATGGGCATTTTTAATATGTCCAAACTGGTACCACTTCTGAGGGATGCTGAACTGTGAAATGCCCTTTTTTACCTTGTGATAAGGGGTAAAATTATTCAGAAGGGAGTGGTTACTCCTGCTCCCTCACCCCTCTTTGTTTCAGGACACTGAGGCGTGGCTGAAATCAAAACGGATGGTGATTGACAGATTACTGAGTCTAGAGGCAAAGCAGCAAACTCCCAAAGCACGGAGCCCCGAAGCAGCATTGCAGAGGTGGGTTCCCAGCTGTCCTCTTCGTTTGCTGCCTGCTCTCACCTTGGACAGAGTTGGGCCGAGAAAGGGAAACTGACCCTGCACTTCCCTTTTCAAATCTCTAGAATCTCAGCGAGACcttttgcttctgctgccagaagctgctgcttcttcctgctcttttctGAAGCAGCCTGAGAGCTCGTTGTCACCTTGTCATGCCATTTTCGCTTCAATTCCTCCCTTTTCCAGCAGCACAATCTCTCTGCCATGTCTCCCCCAGGCTCTTAGAAGCAAACAGACATCTGACAGCAGAGGGTGGGGCAATCCTACTGCAGCGAGGAGCAACTGAGACACCCGCTGGTAAGGGGCTGCAGTGGAGACAAGGGCTCATCTCAGTGCCGGGCCAATGCTGCgggtgggaagggagctgtGCCAACAGCCATTGTCTCCCGCCAGTTACAGGGTGCCCTAGCTGCAAGTTTACACAGCCTGAATGGGATCAATTAAGTCTGTAGGCAGAGGTCTccattcccagcagctggggtTGACAATCAAGTCCTAGACTGgctaaagaattttaaaaaggataaaTCTGAATTAATCCTGTTCCTCCTGTCTCAAAAAAGTCTTGGGCAGACCCCAAAGGTGAGGAGAAACTGAGCAACTCCTGCGAGACCCTCTCTTGTGTTTTCATTCCAGGGCTGGTGTATAACAGAGACATGAGAGTCCGTACGGTGAGCATTGCTCTTCTGACATGGCCCTCGCTGCTTCTGAGCCCAAAGCTTGCAGAAAACTCAGGGATAGTGGAGGCCCACTTACCGAGCCCACACCCTGCCTCCACCCAGCCATTTACTTTCTGCTTCCCTAATTCCCACATCTGTAAATGCTGCTGTTAATAGAGCCTGCATTTGATAATTAACTGACTCAGCTTACAGAGTCACTGGAAAAtgttaactgattttttttttagcagttcCTCTGCCGCAGGGCCTCCTGGCCACATTTTCCTGCTGTTAGAACTCTTCAGGCAGCAGATGGATGGATGCCTTTAGTCAGATTCTTTGTCAGGTCACCCATACAGGAACGGGAGTTAGAGTGGAGCAAAGTCCTCATGTTTGATATTTTGATAGCTTTGTGACATTTCTGGGCAAGCAGGGCCTCCTCTACCTGTGCTACTGCCAGGCTATGAAAGCCAGAGTAGAGTCCTGTCTCCTTTTTAGTAAAAGGATTCTTTAAAGCTTTTCTCTGCTATGAGATCATTCCCATATGTGCTGCATCCCAGCAGGCAGTGTTGTTGGCAGCCCTGAAACACAGCTGGACAGAAGCCTTTGCAGAGCCAGCTACTCTTGTGCACAGCCTGGCTGTCTGTCATGTCCCAGCACAGGAGCTTcagggctgcagccacccctgccTTCAGAGCTGCTCATGCAGCATGTTTTGGGGACATCCTCTGCCCCCAGCTGCTGTCCCTCAcctttgctgctcttcctgTCTTTGCACCTGCAGCAGGATCGAGAGTCCCTCACGGTCGAACAGTGTGTGAAGCTCCTGCAGAAGATCCAGGACCGTGCTCTCATCATTGTGTGAGTGAAGCACAAGCCACAACAACCCTCGCTGCCTTCTTGCAGCCCGGGTTGGAAGGATGGTTAGAAAGGAGtgctttgctgctccttcctttgcAGTGGACACCCAGACCTTCAAGCCAGTTGGCACAGCAGTAAAGCCTGCTGAGCATTTCCCAGATCCCTACCACTGCCCTGGCCTGGgccagctcctggagcaagtagagagcagctggtgcaCCATCCTCCTGGCCTGGCTTTGAGTGTTGAGGCTGGGCCTCCCTGGTGCAACACTGACAGAGGAatgcagccctgccctgtcctcCCCACACTCCTGCCTTCAAGCTCCCACCAGCCCGCAACCTCCGCTCTACAGCAAGAGGCCATCCTGGCAAACACACCACCCTCCACAGCACTGCTCCTACTCACTTTCCTCCTGTCCTGGCTCTTCCCCCAGTCACAGCAACCCAGCTGGCCCCTTCTCCAGACCCCAAAACCTCTTGCCTGAACAAACGGGTGAAACCGTGGCcacctccatctcctccagctgGTCCTGGAGCTCCTGGCTTGATCCAGCTTTTGCAAACTCCCCTATCGTGCCTTGCGGCAGGGAGAAGTTGTGAGGAGGTAGCCAGTGGCTTGCACAGAGTACCACAAGCTGTTCTGCTGTCTGGGTGGGTAGCTGGTTTTGTCAGTCATCCTCTGTGTTTTTCCCATCTTCTTGGAAGGCAAAATATGCCAAGCTCTGGCTACCTTGGTTTGTGTGATGCTGTTAAACACTCTAGGAAATGAGAGGAAATGCTAGAAGTTGAGAAATAAGGTGTAGTTTTGACTTCCCTGGTCCGTTGAAGTCGTAAGAGCTAAATGATTTTCCTGCTTGTCCAGAACCACA carries:
- the SERHL2 gene encoding serine hydrolase-like protein 2 isoform X4, whose amino-acid sequence is MFSELKFPVPWGHVAAKAWGPLEGHPVLCLHGWLDNANTFDKLIPLLPRECYYVAMDFSGHGLSSHRPAGSHYHLLDYVSDVRRVAAALQWRRFTLMGHSMGGTVAGMFSFLYPEMVDKLILLENLGFLLAPEDTEAWLKSKRMVIDRLLSLEAKQQTPKARSPEAALQRLLEANRHLTAEGGAILLQRGATETPAAGSRVPHGRTVCEAPAEDPGPCSHHCSTRWTLGTTQARQQKPLCESPTGGV